In the genome of Gemmatimonadales bacterium, the window TGCGCACCGTCGAGCCCTGGGTCGCCGCGCCGCTCGAGCGCTTTCTCGCCGAGTCGGCGGCGCGCGTGGCACTGCTCACCACGTCATCGGGCCAGGTCGTGGCGCAGCACGGGTTCACCCGGTCGCTGGACGTCATGAGCGCCGCGGCCCTGGGCGCCGGCATCGTGGCGTCCACGGCCGAGCTGGCGCGGCAGCTCCGCGCGGCACCGTTCGGGACGCTGGTGCACCAGGGCACGCGCCAGCAGGTGTTTCTCTCGAGCTTCGATACGCCGCGGGGCCGCTGGATCGGCGTGGTGGTGTTCGACGGCGACAGCACGGTGGGTCTGGTACAGCTCTTCTTCGAGCGACTCATCGCCGAGCTCGCTGCCGCCGCGCCGCCCGTCACCGAGACGGCGCCGCCGCTTCCCCAGAACTTCGAGCGCGAGCTGAACGCCAGCCTCCGCGCCCTCTTCGGGCGGTGATGCGATGTCTCTCGTGAACTTCACGGCCCGCGAGATCACCTGCAAGATCGTGTACTACGGCCCCGGGCGTTCGGGAAAGACGTCCAACCTGCAGTACATCTTCGGTCGCGTGCCCGAGTCGCGCCGGGGGCGCATGGTGTCGCTTGCCACCCGCACCGACCGGACGCTCTTCTTCGACTTCCTCCCGATCGATCTCGGGAGCATCTCCGGCTTCACCACCAAGTTCCAGCTCTACACCGTGCCGGGCCAGAGCTATTACCAGGCGACGCGGCGGCTCGTGCTCCAAGGGGCCGACGGCGTCGTCTTCGTGGCCGACAGCCAGGCGCGCCGCGTGGATGAGAACATCGAGAGCCTGCAGGACATGCAGGAAAACCTGCTGAGCCAGGGCGTCGACGTGCGGCAGTTGCCGGTGGTCTTCCAGTACAACAAGCAGGACCTGCCGCGCGACCTCATTCTCACGCCGGACGAGCTGGACGACGCGCTCAACTTCCGCGGCGTCGAAAGCGTATCTGCCGACGCGCTCCGCGGAAGCGGCGTGTTCGAGACCCTCAAGTCGATTTCAGAGCGGGTGCTTCGCCGGCTCGCCGCGGGGAGTCCGGCGCAGTGACGGCCGCGCTCAATCCGCACGCGCGGTTCGATACGCTGATCGTGGGCGCGGCCAACCGCCTCGCGGTCACCGCGGCCAAGGCGGTGGCCGAGTCGCCGGGGGCGGTCTACAACCCGCTCTTCGTTTACGCCCGCCCCGGGCTCGGCAAGACGCATCTCCTCATGGCCATCGGCCACGGCGCGGGCGCCATCAATCCGGGGCTCAGCGCGGAGTATCTCACCCTGGACAATTTCGTCGAGCCGTTCCATGCCGCCATTGCGGCGGGGCGGGGGGCCGAGTACCGCCGCAGGTTTCTCGACGTCGATCTCCTGCTGGTGGACGACGTGCAGTTCCTCGCCGGGCAGCGGGAGACCCAGGCCGAGCTGCTGCGTATCATCGACGCGATGCAGACGGCGAGCCGGCAGATCGTGCTCACGAGCGATCGGCCGCCGGCCGACATCGAGGCGCTCGACGAGCGGCTCATCCGGCGCTTTGCCGGCGGACTTGTGATCGACATCGCCGCGCCGGACTATGAAACCCGCGTCGCGATCCTGCGCCGCAAGGCCGACGAGCGAAGGGTACCGTTCGGGCCGGGTGTGCTGGAGGCGGTGGCCCGGCTCGAGATCGACAACGTGCGCGAGCTGGTGGGCGCGCTCAATCGCCTCATCGCGCACCAGGCGGTGCGCTCCACACCGCTCACGCCCGCCGAGGCGCGCGCGGTGCTCGGCGCGGCGCCGCCAGAGCCGCAAGCCGACGAGTTCGGCGACTTTCTCTCTGAAGTAACCGCCACCGTCGCCCACCAGATCGAAGGCTGGCGCGCGAACGTGGCGGCGGCGATCCTCCGCTGGGAAGGCGAGGGGTACGCGGTCGGCCGGCTGCGCTCACTTCTGGACCAGGAGCTTTCCTGCGATCCCGAGGCGGCGCTTGCCGCCTTCGAGGCCGACGTGCACCGGCTCGAAGCGTGGCGCGCCGAAGCCGAGCAACTCGCGCCCGAGCTCGCGGGCGCCACCGCGCTCTACGACCCGGGCGACATGGCCGCCGCCGAGGCTCTCCTCGAGCGCGCCCGCGCCGGCGCGCTCGCGCCGCCGGCACCGTCCGCGCACTGGCGCCTCGATGAGCTGGCCGAGGCCGAGGGCAATCGGGTGGCGCTGCAATCCGCCCGCGCCGTCGTGGCCGAGCCGGGCGAGAAGTACAACCCGCTCGTGATCGTCGGCGGCCACGGCGTCGGCAAGACGCATCTCCTGCACGGGATCGGCAACGCGCTCCTCGCGGCCGGCGTGAGAGCCGTGTCCTGCGTCGGCGCGGAAGAGTTCGCCGGCGAGCTGATCGAGGCGATCGGCCGCGACGCGGTGTCGGTCTGGCGCGCGCGCTACCGGCGCGCGGACGCGCTGCTGGTGGACGACGCCCACCTCCTCGCCGGCAAGGACCGCTCGCAGGACGAGCTGTTTCTCCTCTTCAACCTGTTCGCCGAGAGCGGGCGCCAAATGGTCTTCACCTCGGCGGTGCCGCTCCCGCGGCTCGAGGGCGTCGAAGCGCGGCTGCTCACGCGGCTCGAGGGCGGACTCGTGGTCGAGCTACCACCGCCCGAGCGCGAGATCCGCCAGCACGTGGCCGAGCGAATCCTGGGCGAGAAGGCGCTGGCGGCGGGCCCGGAGGTCGCGGCGTATCTCGCCACCCGGCCGGCCGACTCGGTGTGCGCCTTCCAGAGCCTGGTGCAGCGCGTGCTGAGCGCGGCCGAGGTGGACGGGGCACCGCTCACCGCCGAGTTCGCCCGCGCGTTGCTCGAAGGGCCGCCTGCGCGCCCCGCACCCCGCCCCGCCGCGCTCCGCGCATCGGGCCTCGTGGCGCCGGGCGGTTCGGTCCGGAGTCGCGAGAAGATGGTCTGGGAGTGGCCGAACCCGGGTGACCGCATCCTCGAGGAGTGGCGCTGATGGCCATCAAGGGGAGCCTCAAGGAGGCGAGTCTGCCGGACGTGATCCAACTGCTCTTTCTCGGGCGGCGCACCGGGTGCCTGGCGCTCGCCGACCGGCAGAATTTCGGCACGATCTACTTCGACGACGGACAGATCGTGTTCGCCGCGATCGTGAACCGCCGGGACCGGATCGGCGATCTGCTGCTGCGCGACGGCCGGATCACGCCTGCCCAGCTCCGCGCCGCCATCGACGCGCAGGATCACGCGCGGGACCGCCGGCTCGGCGAAATCCTGGTGGACGACGGTGTGCTCACGCGCGAGGCGCTGTCCGACTACGTGCGGCTGCAGATCGAGGAGGCGGTGTACTTCCTGTTCACCTGGTCGTCCGGAACCTTCAACTTCGACGCCGGCGTGCAGCCGGATCGGCGCGAGATGCTGGTGCGGCTCAACCCCGAGTATCTGCTCCTCGAGGGCGCGCGCCGGGTGGACGAGTGGAGCCTCATCCAGAAGAAGCTGCCGAGCTTCGATCTGGTCTTCTCCGCTGATCCGGCCCGCCTGAGCAAGGCGGACGTGAACCTCTCGCCGGCGCAGCGCCAGATCGCGCCGCTGCTCGACGGCCGTCGCGACGTGCAGCAGGTGGTGGAAGACTCGGGGCTGGTGGAATTCGAGGTCGGGCAGGCGCTCTACGGGCTCATCACCGCCGGCTTTGCCCACCGGGTCGGCACCTCGGCGGCCGCCGCGCCGCGGGTGAACGACGGCCGCACCGAGGAGCACCGCAACTTGGGCGTCGCGTTCTACAAGGCCGGGATGTTCGACGAGGCGCTCCGCGAGTTCCGCCGCGTAGCGGAGTTGCGGCCCTCGGAGGGAAGCGCGCCGTTCTATCTCGGCCTCATCGCGCTGCGCCAGGCCCGCTGGGCCGACGCCGCCGCGGCGTTCGGCCAGGCGCTGGAGAAGGGCGGGCCGCGCCCGGCCGCGCTGCACAACCTCGCGTTTGCGCTGGAGCAGCTCGGCCGGCTCGACGAAGCCGACGCCGCCTACGGCGACGCGGCCGGCCGCGCGCGCGACAATGCCCGCGTCATGCTCGGCTGGAGCATCGTGGCCCTCAAGCGCGGCGAGCTACCGGTGGCCCTCGGCCGGCTCGACCGGGCCCGCGAGCTGGTCGGCGATCGGCCGCCGCCCGCGCTCTGGTTCTGGGCCGCGACCCTGGCGCGCGCCGCCGCCGACGACCGCGACGCGGCGCTCGAAGCCGCCCGCGCCGGCGTCGCGGCGTATCCGGCAAGCGCCGCGTTGCGCAACAACCTCGCCGTGCTGCTCGAGGCGAGCGGCGACCTTGCGGGGGCCGAAGCCGAGCTGCGCGCCGCTCTGGCCGAGGACGCGACAGTGCCGCAGGTCTCCAAGAACCTCGCCGATCTCTACTATCGCGCGGGGCGCTACGACGAGGCCGGCGAAGCGTACGAGCGCGCCGCGAAGCTCGCGCCCGAGCTGGGCGACGATCTCTGGTTCAAGCTCGGCAACATCGCGTTCAAGCGGCGGGACCCGGCGCGCGCCCGGACGAGCTGGGAGCGGGCGACGTCGCTCAACCCGGGGCACCAGCTCGCCCGGGCCAACCTCGACATGTTGGGACAGGCCTCGTGACGCCCGCACAGGATCCGGCGTTCGCCGCGCTCACGCGCCGCATCTCGGACGCGGCCGGGCTCACGCTCGATGCGTACAAGGATAAGTGCGTGCAGCGTCGGATCGCGGTGCGGATGCGCGCGTGCGGGGTCCATACCTACGGCGATTACATGGAGCTCCTCGGCCGGATGCCCGGCGAGTTCGAGCGGCTCAAGGATGCGCTCACGATCAACGTCACGCGATTCTACCGCAATCCGGAGGCGTGGGCCCGCCTGGCCGATGGCCTGCTGCGCTCGGTGTGGCTGCTCGACGCGCCGCTCCGCTGCTGGAGCGCAGGCTGTGCCTCCGGCGAGGAAGCATACAGTCTCGCCATGCTCGCCGGCGAAGTCGCGTCGGCGGCGGGCCGGCCGGACGCGCTCGAGCGGGTGCGGGTGGACGCGACCGACATCGATCGCACGTCGCTCGCTCGCGCCCGCGCGGCGCGCTACCGTGCCGAGGCGCTGGCCGAGCTCCCCGCCGAGGTGCGCGCCCGGTGGCTCGTGCCCGACGGGCCCGAGTTTCGCGTGGCGGAGCCGATCCGGCAGCGGGTGACGATCACCGCGCGGGACCTGCTGCGCGAGTCGCCTCCCGCGAACGGATACCAACTCATCGCCTGCCGCAACGTGATCATCTACTTCGACCGTCCGATGCAGGAGCGCCTCTTTGCCGCATTCGCCGATGCCCTGGTCCCCGGCGGACTCCTCCTGCTTGGCAAGGTGGAGACGCTTTTCGGTCCCGCGCGCCACCAGCTCACGCCGGTGGATCCGCGCGAGCGCATTTTCCGGCGGGACGCGTGAGGACCGGCACGCAATGACGGCGCGCGAGCGGATCGTACGGGTCGCCGATCTCGAGGCCGGCACGGCCGGCGACGTGCTCA includes:
- a CDS encoding roadblock/LC7 domain-containing protein; the protein is MRTVEPWVAAPLERFLAESAARVALLTTSSGQVVAQHGFTRSLDVMSAAALGAGIVASTAELARQLRAAPFGTLVHQGTRQQVFLSSFDTPRGRWIGVVVFDGDSTVGLVQLFFERLIAELAAAAPPVTETAPPLPQNFERELNASLRALFGR
- a CDS encoding GTPase domain-containing protein yields the protein MSLVNFTAREITCKIVYYGPGRSGKTSNLQYIFGRVPESRRGRMVSLATRTDRTLFFDFLPIDLGSISGFTTKFQLYTVPGQSYYQATRRLVLQGADGVVFVADSQARRVDENIESLQDMQENLLSQGVDVRQLPVVFQYNKQDLPRDLILTPDELDDALNFRGVESVSADALRGSGVFETLKSISERVLRRLAAGSPAQ
- a CDS encoding DUF4388 domain-containing protein, which codes for MAIKGSLKEASLPDVIQLLFLGRRTGCLALADRQNFGTIYFDDGQIVFAAIVNRRDRIGDLLLRDGRITPAQLRAAIDAQDHARDRRLGEILVDDGVLTREALSDYVRLQIEEAVYFLFTWSSGTFNFDAGVQPDRREMLVRLNPEYLLLEGARRVDEWSLIQKKLPSFDLVFSADPARLSKADVNLSPAQRQIAPLLDGRRDVQQVVEDSGLVEFEVGQALYGLITAGFAHRVGTSAAAAPRVNDGRTEEHRNLGVAFYKAGMFDEALREFRRVAELRPSEGSAPFYLGLIALRQARWADAAAAFGQALEKGGPRPAALHNLAFALEQLGRLDEADAAYGDAAGRARDNARVMLGWSIVALKRGELPVALGRLDRARELVGDRPPPALWFWAATLARAAADDRDAALEAARAGVAAYPASAALRNNLAVLLEASGDLAGAEAELRAALAEDATVPQVSKNLADLYYRAGRYDEAGEAYERAAKLAPELGDDLWFKLGNIAFKRRDPARARTSWERATSLNPGHQLARANLDMLGQAS
- a CDS encoding protein-glutamate O-methyltransferase CheR, whose amino-acid sequence is MTPAQDPAFAALTRRISDAAGLTLDAYKDKCVQRRIAVRMRACGVHTYGDYMELLGRMPGEFERLKDALTINVTRFYRNPEAWARLADGLLRSVWLLDAPLRCWSAGCASGEEAYSLAMLAGEVASAAGRPDALERVRVDATDIDRTSLARARAARYRAEALAELPAEVRARWLVPDGPEFRVAEPIRQRVTITARDLLRESPPANGYQLIACRNVIIYFDRPMQERLFAAFADALVPGGLLLLGKVETLFGPARHQLTPVDPRERIFRRDA
- a CDS encoding DnaA/Hda family protein: MTAALNPHARFDTLIVGAANRLAVTAAKAVAESPGAVYNPLFVYARPGLGKTHLLMAIGHGAGAINPGLSAEYLTLDNFVEPFHAAIAAGRGAEYRRRFLDVDLLLVDDVQFLAGQRETQAELLRIIDAMQTASRQIVLTSDRPPADIEALDERLIRRFAGGLVIDIAAPDYETRVAILRRKADERRVPFGPGVLEAVARLEIDNVRELVGALNRLIAHQAVRSTPLTPAEARAVLGAAPPEPQADEFGDFLSEVTATVAHQIEGWRANVAAAILRWEGEGYAVGRLRSLLDQELSCDPEAALAAFEADVHRLEAWRAEAEQLAPELAGATALYDPGDMAAAEALLERARAGALAPPAPSAHWRLDELAEAEGNRVALQSARAVVAEPGEKYNPLVIVGGHGVGKTHLLHGIGNALLAAGVRAVSCVGAEEFAGELIEAIGRDAVSVWRARYRRADALLVDDAHLLAGKDRSQDELFLLFNLFAESGRQMVFTSAVPLPRLEGVEARLLTRLEGGLVVELPPPEREIRQHVAERILGEKALAAGPEVAAYLATRPADSVCAFQSLVQRVLSAAEVDGAPLTAEFARALLEGPPARPAPRPAALRASGLVAPGGSVRSREKMVWEWPNPGDRILEEWR